The following proteins are encoded in a genomic region of Mycolicibacterium confluentis:
- a CDS encoding PTS mannitol transporter subunit IICBA yields MRTGARVRVQKLGTFLSNMVMPNIGAFIAWGLITALFIKTGWLPSLFEDLRDPSGWVAKIGGWGDYDGAGIVGPMITYLLPILIGATGGRMVYQTRGAVVGAIATIGVVAGADVPMFMGAMIMGPLGGWLMKKVDALWEGRIRPGFEMLVDNFSAGILGMFLAIFGFFGIGPIVSSFTRAAGNAVDFLVENDLLPLTSIFIEPAKVLFLNNAINHGVLTPLGTTQALETGKSILFLLETNPGPGLGILLAYMVFGRGVARASAPGAAIIQFFGGIHEIYFPYVLMKPKLIAAAILGGMTGVFINVLFGSGLRAPAAPGSIIAIYAQTASGSFIGVTLAVLGATAVSFAVAALLLKTDRAADEPDLAAATAEMEALKGKKSSVASALVGAGGAHAIQSIVFACDAGMGSSAMGASVLRKKVQKAGFGDVKVTNQSIANLADTYDLVVTHRDLTDRARLKTPSALHVSVDDFMNSPRYDEIVELLGQGGTRASAEPPTAEPEAEADGVGADVLAIDSIVLSGRASNAGEAIDEAGRLLVTAGAVEPGYVEAMHEREKSVSTYMGNGLAIPHGTNDAKGAIRRTGISFVRYPEPIDWKGKPAEFVVGIAGAGKDHMALLSRIASVFLNSDEVAKLRAARTAEEVKAILAVAE; encoded by the coding sequence ATGCGCACCGGGGCCCGGGTCCGGGTGCAGAAGCTGGGCACCTTCCTGTCCAACATGGTCATGCCCAACATCGGAGCCTTCATCGCATGGGGCCTGATCACGGCCCTGTTCATCAAGACCGGATGGCTGCCGAGCCTGTTCGAGGACCTGCGTGACCCCAGCGGATGGGTCGCCAAGATCGGCGGATGGGGCGACTACGACGGCGCAGGCATCGTCGGCCCGATGATCACCTACCTGCTGCCGATCCTGATCGGTGCGACGGGCGGGCGGATGGTCTACCAGACCCGCGGCGCGGTGGTCGGCGCGATCGCGACCATCGGCGTGGTCGCGGGCGCCGACGTGCCGATGTTCATGGGCGCGATGATCATGGGCCCGCTCGGCGGGTGGCTGATGAAGAAGGTCGACGCACTGTGGGAGGGCAGAATCCGCCCCGGCTTCGAGATGCTGGTCGACAACTTCTCCGCGGGCATCCTCGGAATGTTCCTCGCGATCTTCGGCTTCTTCGGCATCGGTCCGATCGTGTCGTCGTTCACGCGCGCCGCGGGCAACGCCGTCGACTTCCTGGTCGAGAACGACCTGCTGCCCCTGACGTCGATCTTCATCGAACCGGCCAAGGTGCTGTTCCTCAACAACGCGATCAACCACGGCGTTCTGACGCCGCTGGGCACCACCCAGGCGCTGGAGACGGGCAAGTCGATTCTGTTCCTGCTGGAGACCAACCCGGGACCAGGCCTGGGAATCCTGTTGGCTTACATGGTGTTCGGCCGGGGAGTGGCGCGGGCGTCGGCGCCCGGCGCGGCGATCATCCAGTTCTTCGGCGGCATCCACGAGATCTACTTCCCGTACGTGCTGATGAAGCCCAAGCTGATCGCGGCGGCCATCCTCGGCGGCATGACCGGCGTCTTCATCAACGTGTTGTTCGGGTCGGGACTGCGGGCGCCGGCCGCACCGGGGTCGATCATCGCGATCTACGCCCAGACCGCGTCGGGAAGCTTCATCGGGGTGACGCTGGCGGTGCTCGGTGCCACCGCGGTGTCCTTCGCCGTCGCGGCCCTGCTGCTCAAGACCGACCGGGCCGCCGACGAACCGGACCTGGCCGCCGCGACCGCCGAGATGGAGGCCCTGAAGGGTAAGAAGTCCAGCGTGGCCTCGGCGCTGGTCGGTGCCGGGGGCGCGCATGCGATCCAGAGCATCGTGTTCGCGTGCGATGCGGGCATGGGATCGTCGGCGATGGGGGCCTCGGTGCTGCGAAAGAAGGTGCAGAAGGCGGGATTCGGTGACGTCAAGGTCACCAACCAGTCCATTGCCAATCTGGCCGACACCTACGATCTGGTGGTCACGCACCGCGACCTCACCGATCGGGCGCGGCTGAAAACCCCGTCGGCCCTGCATGTCTCGGTGGACGACTTCATGAACAGTCCGCGCTACGACGAGATCGTCGAACTGCTCGGGCAGGGCGGCACCCGGGCATCGGCGGAGCCGCCGACCGCCGAACCCGAGGCCGAGGCGGACGGTGTCGGTGCCGACGTGCTGGCGATCGACTCGATCGTCCTGAGCGGCCGTGCCTCCAATGCCGGCGAGGCGATCGACGAGGCCGGTCGGCTGCTGGTGACCGCGGGTGCGGTGGAACCCGGCTATGTCGAGGCGATGCACGAACGGGAGAAGTCGGTGTCGACCTACATGGGCAACGGTCTGGCGATCCCGCACGGCACCAACGACGCCAAGGGGGCCATCCGACGCACCGGCATCTCGTTCGTCCGGTATCCCGAACCGATCGACTGGAAGGGGAAACCGGCCGAGTTCGTCGTCGGCATCGCGGGCGCGGGCAAGGACCACATGGCGCTGCTCAGCAGGATCGCGAGCGTGTTCCTGAACTCCGACGAGGTGGCCAAGCTGCGCGCCGCGCGCACCGCCGAGGAAGTGAAGGCGATCCTGGCTGTCGCCGAGTAG
- a CDS encoding zinc-dependent dehydrogenase — protein sequence MLALRFYAPEDVRLEDVPEPTCGPDEIKLRVRNCSTCGTDVKIFYNGHQNLSPPRTIGHEIAGEVVEVGAEVNAAYGSNWQVGDRAQVIAAVPCGECHECRKGWMAVCQNQTSMGYQYDGGFAEYMIVPRQVLKVDGLNRIPDNVGFDEASAAEPFACAINAQDLLGIEEGDTVVVFGAGPIGCMHIRIARGVHKCGPVYLVDVNEARLKMSADAVNPDETINGAEVDVVERVMELTGGRGADVVITATAANVTQEQAIAMAARNGRISFFGGLPKTNPTITCDSNVVHYRQLHIHGANGSAPEHNKRALEYISTGQVPVKDLITRHVPLAKVLDAFQIVKNGEAIKVTVEP from the coding sequence ATGCTGGCCCTGCGCTTCTACGCCCCCGAGGATGTCCGCCTCGAGGATGTGCCCGAGCCGACGTGCGGGCCGGATGAGATCAAACTGCGCGTGCGCAACTGCTCGACCTGCGGCACCGACGTCAAGATCTTCTACAACGGTCACCAGAACCTGTCGCCACCACGCACCATCGGCCACGAGATCGCGGGCGAGGTCGTCGAGGTGGGCGCCGAGGTCAACGCCGCCTACGGATCGAACTGGCAGGTGGGCGACCGTGCCCAGGTGATCGCGGCGGTGCCCTGCGGCGAGTGCCACGAATGCCGCAAGGGCTGGATGGCCGTGTGCCAGAACCAGACCTCGATGGGCTATCAGTACGACGGTGGCTTCGCCGAGTACATGATCGTTCCGCGGCAGGTGCTCAAAGTCGATGGCCTGAACCGCATTCCGGACAACGTCGGCTTCGACGAGGCCTCGGCCGCCGAACCCTTCGCGTGCGCGATCAACGCGCAGGACCTGCTGGGCATCGAGGAGGGCGACACCGTCGTGGTGTTCGGCGCGGGGCCCATCGGCTGTATGCACATCCGCATCGCGCGTGGCGTGCACAAGTGTGGGCCGGTCTACCTGGTCGACGTCAACGAGGCTCGGCTGAAAATGTCCGCCGACGCCGTGAACCCCGATGAGACCATCAACGGCGCCGAGGTCGACGTCGTCGAACGGGTCATGGAGTTGACCGGCGGGCGCGGCGCCGACGTCGTCATCACCGCGACCGCGGCCAACGTCACGCAGGAGCAGGCGATCGCGATGGCGGCCCGCAACGGACGCATCTCATTCTTCGGCGGTCTTCCCAAGACCAACCCGACCATCACGTGCGACAGCAATGTGGTGCACTACCGCCAGTTGCACATCCACGGCGCCAACGGGTCGGCTCCCGAGCACAACAAGCGGGCGCTGGAGTACATCTCGACCGGTCAGGTGCCGGTCAAGGATCTGATCACCCGGCATGTGCCACTGGCGAAGGTGCTTGACGCTTTCCAGATCGTCAAGAACGGCGAGGCAATCAAGGTCACCGTCGAGCCCTAG
- the mnmA gene encoding tRNA 2-thiouridine(34) synthase MnmA: MRVLAAMSGGVDSSVAAARMVDAGHDVVGVHLALSSAPGTLRTGSRGCCSKEDAADARRVADVLGIPFYVWDFADRFKEDVIDDFVEAYARGETPNPCVRCNERIKFSALSARALALGFDTVATGHYARLSEGRLRRAVDGDKDQSYVLAVLTAEQLRHAAFPVGDTPKPEIRAEAARRGLLVADKPDSHDICFIPSGDTQAFLGARIGIRPGAVVDAGGTVLAEHEGVHGFTIGQRKGLGIAGPGPDGQPRYVTAIDAETGTVRVGTKEDLEVAELTGERPVFTSGTPLVGAVECQVQVRAHGGLGDGVAEVVDGALRMRLNTPLRGVAPGQTMVLYRPDSDGDEVLASATIVSAR, encoded by the coding sequence ATGCGGGTTCTGGCTGCCATGAGCGGCGGCGTCGACTCCTCGGTGGCCGCGGCCCGGATGGTCGACGCGGGCCACGACGTGGTGGGCGTGCACCTGGCGCTGTCCTCGGCGCCCGGCACGCTGCGCACCGGGTCGCGTGGGTGCTGTTCCAAGGAGGACGCCGCCGACGCGCGCCGCGTGGCCGACGTGCTCGGCATCCCGTTCTACGTCTGGGATTTCGCGGACCGCTTCAAGGAAGACGTGATCGACGACTTCGTCGAGGCGTATGCGCGTGGCGAGACCCCGAACCCGTGTGTGCGCTGCAACGAGCGCATCAAGTTCTCCGCACTGTCCGCGCGTGCCCTGGCCCTGGGCTTCGACACCGTCGCGACCGGGCACTACGCGCGCCTGTCGGAGGGTCGCCTGCGGCGCGCGGTCGACGGCGACAAGGACCAGTCCTATGTGCTCGCCGTGCTGACGGCCGAACAGTTGCGCCACGCGGCTTTCCCGGTGGGGGACACCCCCAAACCGGAGATCCGCGCGGAGGCCGCGCGGCGCGGACTCCTGGTGGCCGACAAGCCCGACAGCCATGACATCTGCTTCATCCCGTCCGGTGACACGCAGGCCTTCCTGGGGGCACGGATCGGTATTCGCCCGGGCGCCGTGGTCGACGCCGGCGGCACGGTGCTCGCCGAACATGAAGGCGTGCACGGGTTCACGATCGGACAACGCAAGGGTCTTGGCATCGCGGGCCCGGGACCCGATGGTCAGCCCCGCTACGTCACCGCGATCGACGCCGAGACCGGCACGGTGCGCGTCGGGACGAAGGAAGACCTCGAGGTCGCCGAGTTGACCGGCGAACGGCCGGTTTTCACCTCCGGCACACCACTGGTCGGTGCGGTCGAATGCCAGGTCCAGGTGCGCGCGCACGGCGGCCTGGGCGACGGCGTGGCCGAGGTCGTGGACGGTGCCCTGCGGATGCGGTTGAACACCCCGCTGCGGGGCGTGGCGCCGGGGCAGACCATGGTGCTCTACCGCCCCGACTCCGACGGCGACGAGGTGCTGGCCAGCGCGACGATCGTCTCCGCGCGCTGA
- a CDS encoding cysteine desulfurase family protein → MSPASPVYLDHAATTPMHPAAIEAMTAVLATVGNASSLHTSGRTARRRMEESRESIAAALGARPSEVIFTAGGTESDNLAVKGIFWARRDADARRRRVVTTAVEHHAVLDAVQWLGEHEDAETTYLPTEADGSVTPAALRAVLEAHDDVALVSIMWANNEVGTIMPIEELAAVAAEFDVPMHTDAVQVAGQIPVSFADSGCAAMSVTAHKFGGPTGVGALLLRRDTACVPLAHGGGQERDVRSGTPDVAGAVAMAEALRIAVEGMSANGARMRALRDRLIEGVLAEIDDVVVNGSLARRLPGNAHFTFRGCEGDSLLMLLDANGIECSTGSACTAGVAQTSHVLLAMGADPETSRGSIRLSLGHTSVDADVDAALRVLPAAVLRARQAALASSGSVR, encoded by the coding sequence ATGAGTCCCGCCAGCCCCGTCTACCTCGACCACGCCGCCACCACTCCGATGCACCCCGCCGCCATCGAGGCGATGACGGCGGTGCTGGCGACAGTCGGGAACGCGTCCTCGCTGCACACCTCCGGGCGCACCGCGCGGCGCCGCATGGAGGAGTCGCGCGAGTCGATCGCCGCGGCGTTGGGGGCCCGGCCCTCCGAGGTGATCTTCACCGCGGGCGGCACCGAAAGTGACAACCTGGCCGTCAAGGGAATCTTCTGGGCCCGCCGCGACGCCGACGCCCGCCGTCGCCGCGTCGTCACCACCGCCGTCGAGCACCACGCCGTACTCGATGCGGTGCAGTGGCTCGGTGAGCACGAGGACGCCGAGACCACCTATCTTCCGACCGAGGCCGACGGGTCGGTGACGCCCGCTGCGTTGCGCGCGGTGCTGGAAGCGCACGATGACGTCGCGCTGGTGTCGATCATGTGGGCCAACAACGAGGTCGGCACGATCATGCCGATCGAGGAACTCGCCGCGGTGGCAGCGGAGTTCGACGTGCCGATGCACACCGACGCCGTCCAGGTCGCAGGCCAGATTCCGGTCAGCTTCGCCGACAGCGGGTGTGCGGCGATGAGCGTCACCGCGCACAAGTTCGGCGGCCCCACCGGTGTGGGCGCCCTGCTGCTGCGCCGGGACACCGCCTGCGTGCCACTGGCGCACGGCGGCGGGCAGGAGCGCGACGTGCGCTCCGGTACACCGGATGTCGCGGGCGCGGTCGCCATGGCCGAGGCGCTGCGCATCGCGGTCGAGGGCATGTCCGCCAACGGCGCACGCATGCGTGCGCTGCGCGACCGCCTGATCGAAGGCGTGCTCGCCGAGATCGACGACGTCGTGGTCAACGGCTCCCTGGCTCGGCGGCTGCCGGGCAACGCGCACTTCACGTTCCGCGGCTGCGAGGGCGACTCGCTGCTGATGTTGTTGGACGCCAACGGAATCGAATGCTCGACCGGGTCAGCATGCACGGCCGGGGTCGCGCAGACCTCGCATGTGCTGCTGGCCATGGGCGCCGATCCGGAGACGTCCCGTGGTTCCATCCGTTTGTCTTTGGGGCACACCAGTGTTGACGCCGACGTCGACGCGGCACTTCGCGTGCTGCCCGCCGCTGTCCTGAGGGCGCGGCAGGCCGCGCTGGCCAGTTCAGGGTCGGTGCGCTGA
- a CDS encoding lysophospholipid acyltransferase family protein — MHAGMAPLGRRPVVALRVLLRTMLALALLPAMPLLAVPLPGRSHLQRGYCRLMLRALGVRITVSGGPIRNLRGVLVVSGHISWVDIFSIGAVMPGSFVAKAELISWPAFGVLARLMKVIPIERSNLRRLPDVVQTVAARLRTGRTVVAFPEGTTWCGLGYGEFRPAMFQAAIDAGRPVQPLRLTYHHRDGRASTVPAYIGDDTLLASLRRLVVARRTVVHVQVESLQLPGTDRRDLAARCQSAVRHTRVRHCGADHALAA, encoded by the coding sequence ATGCACGCCGGCATGGCCCCGTTGGGGCGTCGGCCCGTGGTGGCGCTGCGGGTGCTGCTGCGGACGATGCTGGCCCTGGCGCTGCTGCCCGCGATGCCGCTGCTTGCGGTCCCGCTCCCGGGCCGCTCACATCTGCAGCGCGGCTACTGCCGCCTGATGCTGCGGGCGCTGGGTGTGCGAATCACGGTGTCGGGCGGGCCGATTCGCAACCTGAGAGGCGTCCTGGTGGTCAGCGGGCACATCTCCTGGGTGGATATCTTCTCGATTGGCGCGGTGATGCCCGGGTCGTTCGTGGCCAAGGCTGAGCTGATCAGCTGGCCCGCCTTCGGAGTGCTGGCCAGGCTGATGAAGGTCATCCCCATCGAGCGGTCGAACCTGCGCAGGCTGCCCGACGTCGTGCAGACAGTGGCGGCGCGCCTGCGCACCGGGCGCACCGTCGTCGCCTTTCCCGAGGGCACCACGTGGTGCGGCCTGGGGTACGGAGAGTTCCGCCCAGCCATGTTCCAGGCCGCGATCGACGCGGGCCGACCCGTGCAACCGCTGCGCCTGACCTATCACCACCGCGACGGCCGTGCCTCGACGGTGCCGGCCTACATCGGCGACGACACGCTGCTGGCGTCTCTGCGCCGCCTCGTGGTGGCCCGGCGCACCGTGGTCCATGTGCAGGTCGAGTCGCTGCAACTGCCCGGAACCGACCGGCGCGACCTCGCGGCGCGCTGCCAGTCCGCTGTGCGCCACACCCGGGTGCGTCACTGCGGTGCGGACCACGCGTTGGCGGCCTGA
- a CDS encoding GNAT family N-acetyltransferase, translating to MSTASVLIAADHHNQPADAPRYTLLLSADADLIEAAQRLRHDVFTSEPGFELTGALDGRDADEFDEHCDHLLVRDDSTGEFVGCYRMLPPPGAIAAGGLYTATEFDVRGLDALRPSLVEMGRAVVRADHRNGAVVLMMWTGILAYVDRCGYDYVAGCVSVPVLDPTGQTGPGCQIRGVRDLVGRSHAADPRYTVHPYRPVVIDGHGLDDIEPPPRPTIPALMRGYLRLGAQVCGEPAHDPAFGVGDFPALLDKRRADIRYLTRLRTMAGATEAAR from the coding sequence ATGAGCACCGCATCTGTACTCATCGCCGCAGATCACCACAACCAACCCGCCGACGCGCCGCGCTACACGCTGCTCCTGAGCGCCGACGCCGACCTGATCGAGGCCGCGCAACGACTGCGGCACGACGTCTTCACCTCTGAGCCCGGATTCGAGCTGACCGGGGCCCTCGACGGCCGCGACGCCGACGAGTTCGACGAGCACTGCGATCACCTGCTGGTCCGCGACGACAGCACCGGAGAATTCGTGGGCTGCTATCGGATGCTCCCGCCCCCAGGCGCCATCGCGGCCGGCGGCCTCTACACCGCAACGGAGTTCGACGTGCGCGGCCTGGATGCACTGCGGCCTTCGCTGGTCGAGATGGGGCGCGCGGTGGTGCGCGCCGACCACCGCAACGGTGCCGTCGTGCTGATGATGTGGACGGGCATCCTGGCGTATGTCGACCGCTGCGGATACGACTACGTCGCGGGCTGCGTCTCGGTTCCGGTGCTCGACCCGACGGGGCAGACCGGCCCCGGCTGCCAGATCAGGGGAGTGCGCGACCTCGTGGGCCGCAGCCACGCCGCCGACCCGCGGTACACCGTCCACCCCTACCGTCCGGTGGTGATCGACGGCCACGGCCTTGACGACATCGAACCCCCGCCGCGACCGACGATCCCCGCGTTGATGCGCGGCTACCTGCGCCTCGGCGCCCAGGTGTGCGGTGAACCCGCCCACGATCCGGCGTTCGGCGTCGGGGATTTCCCGGCACTGCTCGACAAGCGGCGGGCCGACATCCGCTACCTGACCCGCCTGCGAACGATGGCCGGCGCGACGGAGGCGGCGCGGTGA
- a CDS encoding electron transfer flavoprotein subunit alpha/FixB family protein, with product MAEVLVLVEHAEGALKKVTAELITAARALGEPSAVVVAAPGTAAGLADDLKAAGAAKIYVAESADVDSYLITPFVDVLAALVEQAAPAAVLIAANADGKEIAGRLAARQGSGLLVDVVEVKEGAKGIHSIFGGAFTVEAQANGDAPVITVRPGAVEAEPAAGAGEQVAVEVPAQAENATKITAREPAVAGDRPELTEASVVVAGGRGVGSAEKFSIVEELADSLGGAVGASRAAVDSGYYPGQFQVGQTGKTVSPQLYIALGISGAIQHRAGMQTSKTIVAVNKDEEAPIFEIADYGIVGDLFNVTPQLTEAVKARKG from the coding sequence ATGGCTGAAGTATTGGTGCTCGTCGAGCACGCCGAAGGTGCCCTGAAGAAGGTCACCGCCGAACTCATCACCGCCGCCCGTGCGCTCGGTGAGCCGTCCGCCGTCGTGGTGGCCGCTCCGGGCACCGCGGCCGGTCTGGCCGATGACCTGAAGGCCGCCGGTGCGGCCAAGATCTACGTCGCCGAGTCCGCCGACGTCGATTCCTACCTGATCACCCCCTTCGTCGACGTGCTGGCCGCGCTCGTCGAGCAGGCCGCTCCGGCTGCCGTGCTCATCGCCGCCAACGCGGACGGCAAGGAGATCGCCGGTCGTCTGGCCGCGCGTCAGGGCTCGGGCCTGCTGGTGGACGTCGTCGAGGTCAAAGAGGGCGCCAAGGGCATCCACTCGATCTTCGGTGGCGCCTTCACCGTCGAGGCCCAGGCCAACGGTGACGCCCCGGTGATCACCGTGCGTCCGGGTGCCGTCGAGGCCGAGCCCGCCGCCGGTGCCGGCGAGCAGGTCGCCGTCGAGGTGCCCGCGCAGGCCGAGAACGCCACCAAGATCACCGCGCGTGAGCCCGCGGTGGCCGGCGACCGTCCCGAGCTCACCGAGGCTTCGGTGGTCGTCGCCGGTGGCCGTGGTGTCGGGTCCGCCGAGAAGTTCTCCATCGTCGAGGAGCTCGCCGACTCTCTCGGTGGCGCCGTCGGTGCCTCGCGTGCCGCGGTGGACTCGGGCTACTACCCGGGTCAGTTCCAGGTGGGTCAGACCGGCAAGACCGTGTCGCCGCAGCTGTACATCGCGCTGGGCATCTCCGGCGCCATCCAGCACCGTGCCGGCATGCAGACCTCGAAGACCATCGTCGCCGTCAACAAGGACGAAGAGGCGCCGATCTTCGAGATCGCCGATTACGGCATCGTGGGTGACCTGTTCAATGTCACCCCGCAGCTGACCGAGGCGGTCAAGGCTCGCAAGGGCTGA
- a CDS encoding electron transfer flavoprotein subunit beta/FixA family protein, giving the protein MTNIVVLIKQVPDTWSERKLSDGDFTLDREAADAVLDEINERAVEEALLIKEREGGEGTVTVLTAGPERATEAIRKALSMGADNAVHVKDDGLHGSDVIQTGWALARALGTIEGVELVIAGNEATDGVGGAVPAVIAEYLGLPQLTHVRKLNVEGGKVTGERETDDGVFTLEASLPAIVSVNEKINEPRFPSFKGIMAAKKKEVTTLSLAEIGVEADEVGVANAGSTVLSSTPKPPKTAGEKITDEGDGGTKIAEYLVGQKLI; this is encoded by the coding sequence ATGACGAACATCGTGGTCCTGATCAAACAGGTCCCAGACACGTGGTCGGAGCGAAAGCTGTCCGACGGTGACTTCACGCTTGACCGTGAGGCCGCTGACGCTGTTCTGGATGAAATCAACGAGCGCGCCGTCGAAGAGGCGCTCCTCATCAAGGAGAGGGAGGGCGGCGAGGGCACTGTCACGGTGCTGACCGCCGGTCCCGAGCGCGCCACCGAGGCGATCCGCAAGGCCCTGTCGATGGGCGCCGACAACGCCGTCCACGTCAAGGATGACGGCCTGCACGGCTCCGACGTGATCCAGACCGGGTGGGCGCTGGCCCGCGCGCTGGGCACCATCGAGGGCGTCGAACTGGTCATCGCAGGCAACGAGGCCACCGACGGTGTCGGCGGCGCAGTGCCCGCGGTCATCGCCGAGTACCTGGGCCTGCCGCAGCTGACCCACGTGCGCAAGCTGAACGTCGAGGGCGGCAAGGTCACCGGCGAGCGCGAGACCGACGACGGTGTGTTCACCCTCGAGGCCAGCCTGCCGGCCATCGTGAGCGTCAACGAGAAGATCAACGAGCCCCGCTTCCCGTCCTTCAAGGGCATCATGGCCGCGAAGAAGAAGGAAGTCACCACGCTGAGCCTGGCCGAGATCGGCGTCGAGGCCGACGAGGTGGGCGTGGCCAACGCCGGTTCGACCGTGCTGTCGTCCACCCCGAAGCCGCCGAAGACGGCCGGCGAGAAGATCACCGACGAGGGCGACGGCGGCACCAAGATCGCCGAGTACCTGGTTGGCCAGAAGCTGATCTAG
- a CDS encoding class I SAM-dependent methyltransferase, producing MSSFVTDGPVDPTPAERPADARPEAPSELPLTGERTIPGLDIENYWFRRHEVVYLQLADRCAGRDVLEAGFGEGYGADLLAGVARRVIGVDYDESAVAHVQARYPRVEAHQGNLAELPLPDASVDVVVNFQVIEHLWDQSQFVSECLRVLRPGGLLLMSTPNRITFTPGSDTPVNPFHTRELNAAELTELLVDGGFHLEAMYGVFHGPALEALDAKHGGSIISAQIARALADAPWPEDLLADVAGVTSADFDLLRDSERDIDESLDLVAIAVRP from the coding sequence ATGAGCTCATTCGTGACCGACGGACCCGTCGACCCGACCCCCGCCGAACGACCCGCCGACGCCCGCCCCGAGGCACCCTCGGAGCTGCCGCTGACCGGCGAGCGCACGATTCCCGGTTTGGACATCGAGAACTACTGGTTCCGCCGCCACGAGGTGGTTTACCTGCAGCTTGCCGACCGCTGCGCGGGCAGAGACGTGCTCGAAGCCGGTTTCGGCGAGGGCTACGGGGCCGATCTGCTCGCCGGCGTCGCGCGCCGCGTGATCGGCGTGGACTACGACGAATCCGCGGTCGCGCACGTCCAAGCGCGGTACCCCCGAGTCGAGGCGCACCAGGGCAATCTGGCCGAGCTTCCGCTTCCCGACGCGTCCGTCGACGTTGTGGTCAACTTCCAGGTCATCGAACATCTGTGGGATCAGTCACAGTTCGTCTCGGAGTGTCTGCGGGTGCTTCGCCCGGGCGGCCTGCTGCTGATGTCGACGCCCAACCGGATCACCTTCACGCCCGGCAGCGACACCCCCGTCAACCCGTTCCACACCCGCGAACTCAACGCGGCAGAACTGACCGAACTGCTCGTCGACGGGGGCTTCCACCTGGAGGCCATGTACGGGGTGTTCCACGGCCCGGCCCTGGAGGCACTCGACGCCAAGCACGGCGGGTCCATCATCTCCGCGCAGATCGCCCGGGCCCTGGCCGACGCGCCCTGGCCCGAGGATCTGCTGGCCGATGTGGCGGGCGTGACCAGCGCGGACTTCGACCTGCTGCGCGACTCCGAACGTGACATCGACGAGAGCCTCGATCTAGTGGCGATTGCGGTACGCCCGTGA